A genomic region of Saccopteryx bilineata isolate mSacBil1 chromosome 1, mSacBil1_pri_phased_curated, whole genome shotgun sequence contains the following coding sequences:
- the DEFB136 gene encoding defensin beta 136, which produces MRLCLSGSLFLLVISLPAGHCLIENEGVMLRGCTVIGGRCFFACPVGWKWAEYCYSIFSCCKVMEKHKPPQAFQY; this is translated from the exons ATGAGGCTCTGTCTTTCTGGGTCCCTCTTCCTCCTGGTGATCTCACTGCCTGCAG ggcaTTGTCTGATTGAAAATGAAGGAGTAATGCTTCGAGGCTGTACTGTGATTGGTGGCAGATGTTTCTTTGCTTGTCCAGTGGGATGGAAATGGGCTGAATACTGTTACAGCATATTTTCTTGTTGCAAAGTAATGGAAAAACACAAACCCCCCCAGGCCTTTCAGTACTGA